The DNA segment CTCGGTCAGCTCACGGCGGCGCCCCATGAACTCCGTCACCTGGATCCCGAACACCTTGAGCACTTTGCGCGCTTCAAGGTCGTCCATCGCTGTGCCCCCCCTGCGCGACCACCCCAGCCCAGGATTCCCCCTGCCCGTGCCAAAACCCTGGTATGAAGGGCCCGGCCCGGTAGTGCGGCCCTCCCGATCGCAGTCCACCACATCCCCCGAAAGGAGGCGGGCCTTGATGACATCGGGTGCAACCCATTGTCCGGCGCGGGGGACGGTCAGATCCGCAAGACGGCCGAGCGCGCATGCGGGGGGACCGGGCCCCGCACCCGCCGCGGCACACCACGTTCGCGCGCGGTCTCCCCGCCTCCAGGGGCGGGCGGTCTCGATCGCCTCGGGCTCACGGCGGACTGACGCGCGTGGCTGACCCCGCGGCCGGAGGCGGCGCCGACCCCGGCGTGGGGCGGACTCGAGCATCGCCGCCATCGGTGTTTCGGGGCTCGCTGTGGGAGGTCGCCGCGCTGTTCCTCAAGCTTGGAGTGATCGCCTTCGGCGGCCCGGCGGCACACGTCGCGATGATGCGCCGCGAGGTGGTCGATCGGCGGGGGTGGATCGGCGACCAAGAGTTCCTCGATCTGTTTGGCGCGGCGAACCTGATCCCCGGGCCGAGCTCGACGGAGATGGCGATCTTCCTCGGCTACGTCCGCGCGGGGTGGCCCGCGCTGATCCTGGCGGGGACCCTCTTCATTTTGCCCGCAATGCTGATGGTCCTGGCCCTAGCGTGGGCCTACGTGCGGTTCGGTTCGCTGCCCCAGGGCGAGTCGGCCCTGTACGGGATCAAACCGGTGATCATCGCCATCATCGCCCAAGCCCTCTGGCAATTGTCAAAGGGCGCCCTGAAGGATTGGCTGCTCGGACTGCTGGCCGCCGCCGTCATCCTCCTTTACGCGAGGGGAGAGAGTGTTCTCGCTCTGCTCGTGGGCGCCGGCGCCTTCATGGCAATCGTACGAGGTACGCGCCAGCGTGCGCACGTCATCGCCGCCATGCCCCCCGCCGCGCTGCCGGGCCTCGGATCCGCGATCGCCGCGGGGGTTCCCTTTTCTATGCCCGTGCTGTTTCTGACGTTCTTGAAGATTGGCGCGGTGGCGTACGGGAGCGGGTATGTCCTGTTGGCCTTCCTGCGCACCGACTTTGTGGTTCACCTTCACTGGTTAACCGACCGGCAACTGATTGATGCCATTGCCGTCGGCCACCTCACCCCCGGTCCCGTGTTCACCACCGCGACGTTCGTCGGCTACCTGACCGGTGGACTCCGGGGGGCACTGCTCTCCACGTTGGGGATTTTCCTGCCGTCCTTCATTTTCGTGGCACTGATCTATCCGCTCCTCCCTCGTGTCCGACGCTCACCGACGGCGCGGGCATTCCTCGACGGCGCGACCGCGGCGGCGCTTGGGTTGATGGCAGCCGTCACCTGGCAGCTGGG comes from the bacterium genome and includes:
- the chrA gene encoding chromate efflux transporter, with the protein product MADPAAGGGADPGVGRTRASPPSVFRGSLWEVAALFLKLGVIAFGGPAAHVAMMRREVVDRRGWIGDQEFLDLFGAANLIPGPSSTEMAIFLGYVRAGWPALILAGTLFILPAMLMVLALAWAYVRFGSLPQGESALYGIKPVIIAIIAQALWQLSKGALKDWLLGLLAAAVILLYARGESVLALLVGAGAFMAIVRGTRQRAHVIAAMPPAALPGLGSAIAAGVPFSMPVLFLTFLKIGAVAYGSGYVLLAFLRTDFVVHLHWLTDRQLIDAIAVGHLTPGPVFTTATFVGYLTGGLRGALLSTLGIFLPSFIFVALIYPLLPRVRRSPTARAFLDGATAAALGLMAAVTWQLGRAAVVDVATAGMAVATLGALLRFRVNSAVLVIGGALLGIVIKSIPG